AGGATCGTACAGGATCGTACAGGATCGTGTAGGATCGTTCAGGATcgtaaaatgttttttttttgtgatacaAATTTCTGTGTTGGTTGTTCTTCTATACTTACAACTCTAAATTAAaggtatatgtaatatatttatatgatTATTAAGACTTTCATGtcattaaataaacttttaacatTATACATCACATATTATACCAAATTGTTAACATAAACTTGTTTATCCAAGCtatttgtaggatcttacgatcctacgattcgaTCCTGCGATCCGATCCTACCACCCCTCTACGACCCAAAGTAGGATCCCGATCCTGATAACATTTCTTGTTAGCCTTAGTAGGTTCAAGCTGAATTCAATTCTGCTGCTTATTTTAATCGGATACTCTGCCTTGACAAAGGTTGAGTTTGGCCATTTTTCGGCTGCTAATGACTCCATTTTGCTGTACACTGGTTGAACAAATACTTGACAACAACATAAGATGTTTCAGGGTTCGTTAGAGAACGCAATAACATTAGTCAGTCCGTCTAGAGGCTTTTGTTTCAAGCCCATGATTTGGGATGGGCCATTGTTAGGTGTATTGTCAAAATGACATAAAGAAACTGTTTCGAGGTGACCCACAATTACAAAAAATGCATCAAGAACTGCACTGATAGAGTGCAAGTTAGTACTGTGAAAAAATAGTTGTATTTGAGGATTGTTTAGATTTCATACTTCGTATGCTCCGACTAAGTGGATGACAATGAAGATGTTAGCCAAATCTACGAGCCAGAAGGGCTCGTAGAATCCAAAGCCAGTCAGCATGTTTCCTAGGGCGCTATTCCCGAATGCAGCATAGCCTAAGCAACCACACATCATATAGAACGATGTTGTCATGATCACTCCAACTGTATTGGCCTTCTTCATCACCTTATTTTCTGGTGGAGGCGATTTCAGCGTGTCCTGAAATAATAAAATTGCAGTTAATATAAGCATTCAAATTAACCCTTAAACTCTCCTCAGGCACTAAAGCATAAACCATGATCAGTTGACCATATAAAATTTTATCATAACTTCGAATATTCTAAGACAGTTAAATGAATTACTGTTGACACATCTGTTTAAACAACACTTAGGTCGATTTTGATTTAGTTAGATCATTTCAGATATACTATTCACTTCAGTTTTATTTAACTGTCTTAGAATATTCGAAGTTATGAGAATATTTGTGATCACAACTCCGGTAGTCATTGTGTCGAGTTATTACAGAAACTAACAGGTAAAAAGTACAAatggtttggtttgtttgttgGTGCCTGATCACGATGCCCTGCTATTGTCTTATCAATTAGTCTCTCTTGTGATGGAGTATATCCGTCATAAGGTGTAGACGGGCCAAATCAATACCATATTGAGTGATATGGATACTAGTGGGGCAGGGCAACTTAATATTTAATTGATTGAATTGTTGGGaaagcaaaaaaaaattaataaacaaaggAGGAGCTCCCCATATTTCGTCTGCTGTCAGTGAAGCAATTATACAACACAAACCTCACCCTCTCTCATCACACTCTCAcatcactttttatttttttaatcactctCTAGCCATCATCAACAATAATTGTTGTTTTCCCATTTTAAACGCCATTTTAGCATCGAAATCTTCTTCATCAGCTTGATCTCTACAAATTTTGAACATTCGATGGGTAAGAAACAAATGGCGAGGAGGACACCCCCGAAGAAAACTATGGATTgcatattttctttttttgttgatGAATGATGTGTCAGGTAACATTAGGTAAAAAATATGGTGTTCATTGTTAAATGTTGTTAGTGAACCATGCATGCATGAGTAGATTTAATAAATGGAGTTATTAAACACGTTGATCTTTATTTCTTAAAGAATGGTGACATTAATGTAATTAAAATGGGTCAAAAAAGTCAGATTTGGTGTTGATAGTGTTGTTTAGGTTGCAATAATGTCAGGTGAAGTCGGGATTTGTTAAGAAATTATTTTGGTGCATAAaagtgattgtattgtgtatgcTTGAATTGAGTAGTATTTGTGTGTTGAAAAAAAAACTGTCAAATAAGATATAAATTGTCAGGTTATGCTGTTTTGTCAGGTTTGTTGAGATTAGGATTATTGAATTTGTTTTTGTTGGTAATGTGAATTAATTACACTTTTCATTGGATATATGAGAAGAAAGGCAAAGGGAAGCAGGCGATGCAGAAGGGAAAAGAAAAGATGAAATCTGGGATTTCATTTAGGGAGCCGGTGGAAAGAGATGAAGGGGAAGAAAGTCATGAATCAGAGGATATTTCGGAGAAAACTAAAACTATTGATGAGAAAGAAGGGGAAGCCAGTGGTGAGGGGGAAGGAAGTGGCGACGATGAAAGGGAAGACAGTGGTGAGGAGGAGAAGCAGGGGTCAGAATCTGAAGATGGTGGCTTGACAGATATGCTGAGTAAAGTCGTCAAAATG
This genomic window from Silene latifolia isolate original U9 population unplaced genomic scaffold, ASM4854445v1 scaffold_235, whole genome shotgun sequence contains:
- the LOC141638937 gene encoding amino acid permease 6-like produces the protein MLILTAILLFQDTLKSPPPENKVMKKANTVGVIMTTSFYMMCGCLGYAAFGNSALGNMLTGFGFYEPFWLVDLANIFIVIHLVGAYQVFVQPVYSKMESLAAEKWPNSTFVKAEYPIKISSRIEFSLNLLRLTGRTIFVILITTLAMAMPFFIDILSLLGSIGFWPLTVYFPIEMYIAQNKIKWRSIKWFVLQLLSLLCLLVSLATAVGSNGERSYKSTLSCRKHDELG